A single genomic interval of Electrophorus electricus isolate fEleEle1 chromosome 2, fEleEle1.pri, whole genome shotgun sequence harbors:
- the dbndd1 gene encoding dysbindin domain-containing protein 1, producing the protein MEAQADSSAVEQNRERDFPKLLKSSSSASLTAEALHNVSGEQLGSPGYHCQVLRAEKRQPLSSVSSLEVHFDLLDLTELTDMSDQELGEVFADSDEENHNETLANHQHPPLPRFPHSGYVRSPSWTRGGKGEQQARERKHHSDSENTEPLLKIERSQSQQP; encoded by the exons ATGGAGGCTCAGGCAGACTCCAGTGCTGTAG agcaaaacagagagagagactttccCAAACTCCTCAAGTCCTCCAGCTCTGCCAGTCTCACTGCTGAGGCACTGCACAATGTTTCAGGAGAGCAGCTCGGAAGCCCTGGGTATCACTGCCAGGTGCTGCGTGCAGAGAAACGTC AGCCCCTAAGCAGTGTCTCCTCCCTGGAGGTGCACTTTGATCTCCTGGACCTGACCGAGCTCACAGACATGTCTGATCAGGAGCTGGGAGAAGTCTTTGCTGATTCAGATGAAGAGAATCACAATGAAACTCTAGCAA ATCATCAGCACCCCCCACTGCCGCGTTTCCCTCATAGCGGTTACGTCCGATCGCCTTCCTGGACCCGAGGTGGAAAAGGGGAGCAGCAAGCCAGGGAGCGGAAGCATCACAGCGACTCTGAGAACACAGAGCCTTTGCTGAAGATTGAGCGCTCCCAATCCCAGCAGCCCTGA
- the si:ch1073-174d20.2 gene encoding AFG3-like protein 1, which yields MALVRLLSASVSSLRLVARTLQRPSLSAAVGKVSSPGLRGSHHWVVAPNHLKALSSIRKLSPSIIYTSETSRDGKPSGPERRSRGGGDEGRKSDWKSRLVQGDFPWDDKDFRYIAITVGGVASVLLYLYFRDPGVEITWKDFVHRYLGRGVVDRLEVVNKQFVRVILVPGADISNGSYVWFNIGSVDAFERNLEAAHWEFGLEPSHRTAVVYTSENVGSFLMSVIPTLLLVGFLLFTLRRGPMSGGAGGGRGWPFSMSESPAKMMKDNIDVKFKDVAGCEEAKVEILEFVNFLKNPQQYKDLGAKIPKGAVLSGPPGTGKTLLAKATAGEANVPFITVNGSEFLEMFVGVGPARVRDMFAMARKNAPCILFIDEIDAVGRKRGGGNFGGQSEQENTLNQLLVEMDGFNTSTNVVVLAGTNRPDILDPALMRPGRFDRQIYIGPPDIKGRASIFKVHLRPLKLDPTLNRDALARKMAASTPGFTGADIANVCNEAALIAARHLSEAVNAKHFEQAIDRVIGGLEKKTQILQPTEKKTVAFHEAGHAIVGWFLQHADPLLKVSIIPRGKGLGYAQYLPKEQYLYTQEQLFDRMCMMLGGRVAEQVFFGRITTGAQDDLKKVTQSAYAQIVQFGMSEKVGQVSFDVARQGQVVMEKPYSEATAELIDEEVRELVDGAYQRTLKLIREKHDLVEMVGRRLLQKEVLDKADMLELLGPRPFEEKSTYEQFVEDTGSFEEDTSLPEGLKDWNQGKGQNQGEVSASQKKQAT from the exons ATGGCTTTAGTGCGGTTACTCTCGGCTTCTGTTTCGTCTTTACGGTTGGTAGCGAGGACTTTACAGCGCCCTTCGCTGAGTGCTGCCGTCGGGAAAGTTTCATCACCCGGACTGAGGGGATCCCATCACTGG GTCGTTGCACCGAACCACCTTAAAGCGCTGTCATCTATAAGGAAATTGTCTCCATCCATAATTTACACAAGCGAAACCTCCAGAG ATGGTAAACCAAGTGGGCCGGAGCGTCGgtcaagaggaggaggagatgaaggaaGGAAGAGTGACTGGAAGAGTCGTTTAGTGCAG GGGGATTTTCCATGGGATGACAAAGATTTTCGCTACATAGCAATCACAGTAGGAGGAGTTGCATCAGTCCTGCTCTACTTGTACTTCCGTGATCCAGGTGTAGAGATCACTTGGAAAGACTTTGTCCATCGCTACCTGGGCAGAGGAGTA gTTGACCGCTTGGAAGTTGTGAACAAGCAATTTGTCAGGGTCATCCTAGTCCCAGGGGCAGACATTTCAAATGGT AGCTATGTGTGGTTTAACATTGGCAGTGTAGATGCGTTTGAGAGGAATCTGGAAGCTGCCCACTGGGAGTTTGGTCTGGAGCCCTCCCACAGAACAGCCGTAGTGTACACCTCAGAGAATGTTGG ATCTTTTCTTATGAGTGTCATTCCTACCTTGCTGCTGGTTGGCTTTTTGCTCTTCACGCTGAGGCGAGGCCCAATGAGTGGAGGTGCAGGGGGTGGCAGGGGCTGGCCTTTCAGCATGAGTGAATCCCCTGCAAAGATGATGAAGGACAATATAGATGTCAAGTTCAAAGATGTAGCTGGATGTGAAGAAGCAAAAGTGGAGATCCTAGAGTTTGTCAATTTTCTGAAGAACCCACAGCAGTACAAGGACCTGGGTGCTAAGATCCCCAAG GGTGCTGTGCTCTCAGGCCctccaggaacaggaaagaCTCTGCTAGCAAAAGCCACTGCTGGAGAAGCCAATGTTCCCTTCATTACTGTCAATGGCTCTGAGTTCCTTGAGATGTTTGTGGGAGTAGGACCAGCCAGG GTGAGGGACATGTTTGCCATGGCTAGGAAGAATGCCCCATGCATCCTTTTCATCGATGAGATTGATGCTGTTGGCAGGAAGAGGGGTGGAGGGAACTTTGGAGGTCAGAGTGAGCAGGAGAACACCCTGAACCAGCTGCTTGTGGAGATGGATG GGTTCAATACCAGTACGAATGTGGTGGTTTTGGCTGGCACAAACAGACCTGACATTCTGGACCCTGCTCTCATGCGACCTGGGAGATTTGACAGACAGATTTACATAG GTCCTCCTGATATTAAGGGCAGAGCCTCCATCTTTAAGGTTCACCTGAGGCCTCTGAAACTTGACCCGACTTTGAACAGAGATGCTCTTGCTCGGAAAATGGCAGCTTCCACCCCAGGTTTCACAG GAGCTGACATAGCGAATGTGTGTAATGAGGCTGCTCTCATTGCTGCCAGACATCTTAGTGAGGCTGTCAATGCCAAACACTTCGAACAGGCCATTGACCGAGTGATCGGAG GTTTAGAGAAGAAGACGCAGATCTTGCAGCCCACCGAGAAGAAGACAGTGGCGTTCCATGAGGCTGGCCATGCAATTGTGGGCTGGTTCCTCCAGCACGCCGACCCATTACTCAAG GTGTCCATCATTCCACGCGGAAAGGGTTTAGGCTATGCGCAGTACCTGCCTAAAGAGCAGTACCTCTACACACAGGAGCAGCTCTTTGACAGGATGTGCATGATGCTGGGAGGCCGTGTGGCAGAGCAGGTCTTCTTTGGCAGAATCACCACTGGAGCTCAGGACGACCTAAAGAAGGTCACCCAGTCTGCCTATGCACAG ATAGTACAGTTTGGGATGAGTGAAAAGGTGGGGCAGGTGTCATTCGATGTGGCGCGGCAGGGTCAGGTGGTCATGGAGAAGCCCTACAGTGAGGCTACAGCAGAGCTTATTGATGAGGAGGTCAGAGAGCTGGTGGACGGCGCTTACCAAAGAACGCTGAAGCTCATCAGAGAGAAACATGACCTGGTTGAGATG GTAGGAAGACGTCTCCTGCAAAAGGAGGTCCTGGACAAAGCCGACATGTTGGAGTTGCTCGGCCCCAGGCCATTCGAGGAGAAATCAACCTATGAACAGTTTGTAGAGGACACCGGCAGCTTTGAGGAAGATACAAGCCTACCAGAGGGGCTGAAGGATTGGAATCAGGGGAAGGGACAGAACCAGGGAGAGGTGTCAGCATCACAGAAGAAACAGGCAACCTAA